The genomic window GCTCCCCGTTCCGCCCTCCAACAAGGGCTCCACGTCCAGCCCCGAACGGATGAAAAGCACGCCGACCCCGGGAGGACCAAGCAGCCCCTTATGGGCGGAACACGCCAGCATCGCCAGGCGCCATTTATCGGCCCTTATGGCCTGAACGCCCGCCGTTTGGGCCGCATCGAGCAAAAGCGGGACGCCGAATTCGCTGCACATTTGCGCCACTGCTTCCGCCGGAAGGAGCGCGCCGTTCACGTTGGAAGCGTGGGTCATCGCCATCAGCCGGGGACGCGACTCCAGCCTCCGCCGCAGCTCATCCACGTCGATGGCTCCGCTGCCGCTGCAGGGAACGATTTCGGTGCTCACGCCGATTTCACTCAGTCGTTTCAGCGGACGGACCACGGAATTGTGTTCCATGGCCGAGATCAGCACGCGATCCCCCCTTTTCAACCACCCCTTCAAGACGATATTGATGCTCTCGGTGGCGTTCTTCGTGAAAATCACCCGGTCGGCATCTCCGATGCCCAGGAAAGAGGCCACCTTCTCGCGTGCGGCCCCCACCATCGAAGAGGCCAGCCTGGCATGCCGGTGAGAGGCCCTGCCGGGACTCGCTCCGACTTCCGTCAGGGCGTGCCGTACGGCTTCATACACCGACGGCGGCTTGGGAAACGACGTTGCGGCGTTATCGAGATAGAGAGTCATAGCGTTCAAGCGCGAGGTTCATGATTCCACGGGACCCGATTCCCCGGGGTTTCCCGGCTGCATCCGTGGATTCTCAGCGACCCTGTCCCGGCCGCTGTAAAGTGTAAACCGGCCCGCCCGCGCATAGCCGATGAGCGTGATATTCAGGGCCTCGGCGAGCTCCACGGCGAGGGTCGTGGCGGTGTTGCGGCTCACAAGGATGGGGATCCCCACCTTGGCGATCTTGATCAGGATCTCCGAGGTGAGCCTTCCGGTCGTGACGAGCATTTTATCGTCGAGGAGCACACCGTGCAGGACCGCGTGGCCTATGATCATGTCCACGGCATTGTGCCGGCCGATGTCATCCCTGAAAAGAACCACTTCGTCCGGAGTGGCCAGAATGGTGTTGTGGACACCATGTGTACGTCGATACGTATCGCTCAAGCGATTCAAATCTTCGATTCTCGCCTGCACCTGCCGCGGCGAGACCCGGAGCCTGCTTTCAACCGGTTTGCTGAGCAGGGCGTCCAGCGAAAAATAGAACAACGATCCTTTGCCGCACCCCGAAGTAATGGTTCTCTTCATCCACATTCGATTTGCGGGGGTCGAGACCTCCCGGGTGATCACATCCACCTTTCCGGCCGATTCGTCGATTTCGAATCGGAGAATGTCTTCCCGAACCCCGATGAATCCTTCCGCGTAGAAAAACCCCGCCGCCAGTTCATCGAGGTGATGCCCCGCACAGAGGAGCGTGACGATCTCCCCGCCGTTCAGGTAGAGGGTGACCGGGCGTTCCTTGATTACCCACTGCCGCCGCTCGACCGGTCCCTCATCCCCGGCGAAGACCCAGGCCGGAACCGAAGCGACTTCCTCCCGCGCGGCGCCTTCCCCGGACTGCGTTCCGCCTGCCTGAACCTTGCCCTGCGTGTCCGAACCCGAACCCGGAATCAACAGACTCTCCCCGTTTTAACAATCGATGCGAAGTAATCTCCCAGAATCCGGCCATGATCGAAGGCCAGAACGGCAGGCAGGCTCCCGGCGGCAAAAACGGCGAGACTTCGCGCGTCATCGGCCGCCCGCGGCTCCCCAACGCCCGCGGCGGTGAACACCACTGAAACCGTGTGATGGCGCGGATCCCGCGCGGGCTCCGAGTAGGCTCGGAATTGTCGCAAATGCTTCAACCGCAATCCGGTCTCCTCCAGTGCTTCCCGCCGGACAGCCGTTTCCAGGGATTCACCGTAGTCGACGAATCCTCCCGGCAACGCCCACCCGAACGGAGGGTTTTTCCGCTCTATGAGAACGATTCCGCGCCTCCCCAGGTCTATGATGACGTCCACCGTCAGGAGCGGATTTCGATAGGTCCTGACGGCAGTCCCGCAGGCGGGGCAATAAACGGTGTCGGAGCTCGTCATCCGTGGGCCTCCCCTTTGAATTGCTGATCCCGCATCAACACGTGTTCCAATAATAATACCAGAAAAATTCCGAAAATAAGGCCATTACCGAAGAATGCCCGAATCTGCGTGGGAACCGAGGCGATCAGGGCGTCGGGCAGGATGCTCACCACCGTGCCCAGCATCACCGGCAGACCCACCACGAAATAATCCCGCGACGTCATCCCCCCGGCGGAAATGATGTCCAGCCCGGTCCCGATCTGCGCCCCCATCGCCACCGCGAGCGCTGCTCCGACCACGGCCGAGGGAACCATTGCCAGCAATGCGGCAAACTTCGGAGCCAATGCCGCGACCACCAGCATCAATCCACATAAGGCCGTGACGTAACGGCTGGCAACCCGGTTGGCCACCACCACGCCCGGGCTGATGCTGTAGCTGACCAGCCCCACGACTCCCATCAGCCCGCACAGGACTCCGGCAGCGCCGTTAAAAAAAAGCCCCCGGGACACGCCGGTCGGCAACCGCTCGGGATCCGTAACGGCGGCGATGCCATTCAGGCTTCCCAGGCTGTTGACCGTGACGGCCAGGTAGGATGCCGCAAACGCCAGTATCGCCGGCCAGCGGAAAACCGGAACCGCGGGGATCGGATCGGGAGGCAGGGAGAGCCAGCGGGCAGCCATCAACGGCCGGAAGTCGACCCCCTCCATCAGAAAATAGAAGACGGAACCGATCCCCATGCCCAGCAGGAGCGCGATGGTTTTCCAAAAACCGCGCAGCCAATGGGAAAGCGTGGCCATGACCAGGACGAGCCCCAGGCTGAACAGGAAGACATGAATATCGTTGCGCGAACCCGCGTTTTCCAGACCGCTCATGATGCGCGTGAGGAACGGCAGGAGCGAGAAGGCGATCAGCATGAGAATGACGCCGACCACGTTGGGAGTCGCCCAGGCGTTGATGTTCTTCACTCGGCGCATGAGAACGGCGGCCATGAGAAGCCCTCCTCCCACCATCATACCCCCCTGGATTTCCTGTATCCCATAAGGGGTCAGCACGATGAAGGTCAACAGGACGGCGGTGGAAGGACCTTCCATGAGCGGATACCGATGGCCGACCAGGCACTGCACCGTGGTGAACAACCCCGAGGTCAGCAGGATAAGCTGGAAAAACCGCACGGCCCCGGCGGCATCGAGATGCAGGGCCTTGCTCCCCAGCGCGGCGGAAATGATCAGGAAGGAAAACATGATGATGGCCCACTGAAGGCCGTACAGAGCTGAATATCTGAGGGGAGGATTGTCGTCTATGTCATAAATATATTCGGGCTTGTCCATTGGGCGCTTTTTGCCGGCTTTCGGTGAACAGGATCATTGCAGTTCCCGGGGGAGCGGGAGGCCGACCGGGGCCGCCCAAACGAACCGCGCCTTCAGACCGCAGGCCGCTCAGTGCAGGATTTCAAACAGGGTGCTGATCGAGTCTTCGTTGTGAATGTTGCGGATGGCCGCAGAGAACAGCCTGCACGAGGGAACGACCTCGATCTTCCGGCAGTGCGCGGCCTGGGGTCTCAGGGGCAGCGTATCCGTCACGACGAGTTTCTTCAGCGCGCTGTTTTCGATCCGATCGATCGCCGGTCCTGACAAAACTGCGTGTGTCACGCATGCATGGACCTCGGTCGCGCCTTTGTCCAGGAGACTCTTGGTCGCCTCAACCAGGGTCCCCGCCGTGTCCACCATGTCATCGAGAACGACTGCCGCCTTGCCCGATACTTCCCCGATGATATGGAGCGCTTCGGCCTTGTTCACATCGGAGCGGCGTTTGTCGATCATCGCGAGTCCCGCTTTCAGGATCTTCGCGTACGCCCTGGCTCGCGGCACGCCCCCGGCATCCGGGGAAACGATCACCATGTCGCCGTTGAAGTGTTCCCGAATATAGGGAAGCAGTATGGGTGAGGCGTACAGATTGTCCACGGGAACGTCGAAAAATCCCTGGATCTGACCTGCGTGAAGATCCATGGTGAGGATTCGCTGCGCTCCGACGCGAGCGATAAGGTCGGCCACCAGCCGCGCCGTGATCGGCACACGGGGCTTGTTCTTGCGGTCCTGGCGCGCGTAGCTGTAATAGGGGATGACCGCGGTGATTCTCCTGGCCGAGGCCCGCTTGAACGCGTCGATCATCACCAGGAGTTCCATCAGGTGGTCATTGACCGGCTGAGCCCCTGACTGCACTACGAAAATATCGGCCCCCCTGACGTTTTCCCCTATCTCGACCCGGATCTCCCCGTCGCTGAACGTACTGATCATGGCCCTGCCAAGGGGCATCTCCAGCGAGTCGCAAATCTGGTGAGCCAGTTCCCTGTTGCTGTTCCCGGCAAAAATCTTCAAACCGTACGTCGCCATTTGAATCTATCCCTTGTCTCCCTTGCCTCCGGCACAAACGAAGAAGTGCCCTCTTCTTATTATACGCAAGCAGGAATGGCAACCCTTTTTCATCTTTGCGGGCACGCAGGCCGACCACGCGGCTTTTCGAGCACGCTCAATCGATGCGTCCCGCCTTCCAATCACAGGTCTTCGAGCTCTTCTTCCCTGACGCAGTATCCTTCGTGGCCGGGCCAATACAGGAACCGGTGGCAATGAGGGCATTGCAGGATGGCATCGTCCCGCTGAAGCTCGATGAACTTCTGAGGGGGAATATTCAGATGGCATACCTGGCAAACCCCGTTCTCCACCGCGGCTACCGCAATGCCCGCCTGCTTCTTGAACAGGAAGTCGGAGCGCTTCACCAGTTCCGGTTCAAGCTTCTCGCGTACTTTCTGCTGCAGCCCCTCGAGGTAATCCAGCCGTTCCTTCAGCTGTGCGCTTTCACTTTCGAGCTTCTGCCTGTTTTCCTCGAGCTTCTGCCTCTGGGCGGCCAGATCCTTCTCCAGGTCTTTGACCTGCCGGCCAAGCGCCTCGATCTTTTCCATCTGCTCGAGCGCGCTGTCCTCCTTGCTCGCAATATCCTTCTTGATATCTTCGATCTCTTTGAGGATGGCCTGGTATTCCTTGTTTGTCTTGACCTCGCTCATCCGGGACTTGCTCCTGGCGATCTTGTTTTCCAGGTCGGCGATATTCTGTTCCAGCGACTTGCGGTTCTTCAAGGCGAGCTCGTGTTCGGCCTTCCTCGCCAGGTACTCGGCTTCAAAATGCTCGAACTCCTTTTCGATTTCGGAAACACGCCGGGGTGTTTCCTCGCACCCGCGGACAAGCAGGTTCTTCTTGTTCTCCAGTATCTGGTATTGAATCAGGCATCTGAGTTGGCTAAGCAAGGGATCAACCTCCTGTCTAAGACTCTTGTCGGTTCAGCCACGCGATATTCCAAACGCCCTTGATCCGGACCGGCACACCGGCCCTGGCCGGCTCAGGGCGACAACGGCTCAACGGCACTTCCCACAATGCGCAGGGGATCCTTTTCCCTGCGCGCCACAAAAACCTCCAGCCCGGCCTCCTGTCCCACTGCACGGGACCGCAGATACTCCGCCAGGGGTTGAAGCACGACCCGTTCCGAGGAGAAGTGCCCGATATCGATCACGGCAAGACCGTGCTCTTCGGCGCGCATGGCGTCGTGATACTTCACGTCGCCGGTAATGTACACATCCGCTCTCCCGGTAATCACGGCGTCGAGAAGCCCGCCCCCGCTCCCCGTGCAAACGGCGACACGTCGCACCGAGCGACCCGGTTCTCCCACGACCCGAACGGCACCACCGCCCATCGCCGCGGCTGCAAAGGAAGCCAGGCCGTCGAGTGACATCTCCGCAGGCAATTCTCCGACACACCCCATTCCCGCATACCGCGGCTCATCCTGCCAGGCTGCGTCAATTTCGAGCGGGGTCACGCCCTGCAGCGCGAAGACCCGCGCCAACTGTTCGTTGGTGCCTGCTCGTGCGGCATCGAGATTGGTATGGGCGCAAATCAGGCTGATTCCTTCCCTCACCGCGGTCATGATCAGCTTGCCGGGAAAGACATCCGCTCGTACGGACTCAAGGGGCTGGAAGATCAGAGGATGGTGCGTGACCACGCACTGGCATTTCAGGCTCAAGGCTTCCCCAAGGGTGGTCGAACCGGGGTCCAGCGCCACCAGCAGCCGGCTCAGTTCCGCTTCCGGGTCGCCGACCTGAAGACCGCAACGATCCCACCCGGCACTGAAGCGAAAGGGGGCGTAAGCATCCACCCAGTCCATGACATCTTTTACTTTCGGCATCTAAGGGGCTCCCCCCAAAAAAACAAGGGGTGTTCGTTAGAGAACACCCCTCGGTACTTGCTCCTGCGGGTTGCGGCCGGCGCGGGTCTGCCGTCTCCAGGTGACTGTGCGGATCTCCCTCCTGGCCGCTCCGGGCAAAATTATTCGTTTCCGTGCTGTCTTTGTAATCACCGCTTGAACGTTCACCATGGGCATTGCGAATGGGCCCACCTGGCCTCGAACCAGGGACCGACCGGTTATGAGCCGGTGGCTCTACCAACTGAGCTATGGGCCCCATGACCTCCAATCAAATAGGCAACATTTTATATAAGGAGTTGTCTCATTTTTTGTCAAGTCAATTCTCCCTGCGACGGCCCGACTTGTATCGAGCTTGCGCAACCGCTCCATCGACGGCGCGATCCGTTCCGCCCGCCGGTCCGGCGCCGAATCACCCGGGAGAGAACTCCTCAAGCCGTCGCGGTCTGCGCGGGCCCGTTCAACCGTCCCGAGCGGAATCGAAAGCTCCGGGCGGTTCACAACGCTTGTGAAGCGACGCCTCATGTTTCGATGAAGCTCTTCAACT from Syntrophobacter fumaroxidans MPOB includes these protein-coding regions:
- a CDS encoding ribose-phosphate diphosphokinase, which produces MATYGLKIFAGNSNRELAHQICDSLEMPLGRAMISTFSDGEIRVEIGENVRGADIFVVQSGAQPVNDHLMELLVMIDAFKRASARRITAVIPYYSYARQDRKNKPRVPITARLVADLIARVGAQRILTMDLHAGQIQGFFDVPVDNLYASPILLPYIREHFNGDMVIVSPDAGGVPRARAYAKILKAGLAMIDKRRSDVNKAEALHIIGEVSGKAAVVLDDMVDTAGTLVEATKSLLDKGATEVHACVTHAVLSGPAIDRIENSALKKLVVTDTLPLRPQAAHCRKIEVVPSCRLFSAAIRNIHNEDSISTLFEILH
- a CDS encoding NUDIX domain-containing protein produces the protein MTSSDTVYCPACGTAVRTYRNPLLTVDVIIDLGRRGIVLIERKNPPFGWALPGGFVDYGESLETAVRREALEETGLRLKHLRQFRAYSEPARDPRHHTVSVVFTAAGVGEPRAADDARSLAVFAAGSLPAVLAFDHGRILGDYFASIVKTGRVC
- the fdhD gene encoding formate dehydrogenase accessory sulfurtransferase FdhD codes for the protein MIPGSGSDTQGKVQAGGTQSGEGAAREEVASVPAWVFAGDEGPVERRQWVIKERPVTLYLNGGEIVTLLCAGHHLDELAAGFFYAEGFIGVREDILRFEIDESAGKVDVITREVSTPANRMWMKRTITSGCGKGSLFYFSLDALLSKPVESRLRVSPRQVQARIEDLNRLSDTYRRTHGVHNTILATPDEVVLFRDDIGRHNAVDMIIGHAVLHGVLLDDKMLVTTGRLTSEILIKIAKVGIPILVSRNTATTLAVELAEALNITLIGYARAGRFTLYSGRDRVAENPRMQPGNPGESGPVES
- a CDS encoding cysteine desulfurase; this translates as MTLYLDNAATSFPKPPSVYEAVRHALTEVGASPGRASHRHARLASSMVGAAREKVASFLGIGDADRVIFTKNATESINIVLKGWLKRGDRVLISAMEHNSVVRPLKRLSEIGVSTEIVPCSGSGAIDVDELRRRLESRPRLMAMTHASNVNGALLPAEAVAQMCSEFGVPLLLDAAQTAGVQAIRADKWRLAMLACSAHKGLLGPPGVGVLFIRSGLDVEPLLEGGTGSRSEDAIQPEICPDRYESGTPNLPGIAGLAAGIDYILSSGLETIRDHELGLAVRLEEQLRAIPGITVISPEVRGTATVSFTMAGINPADAGHLLDEGYDIAVRTGLHCAPLAHRTFGTFPEGTVRVSPGYATTAADMERLAEAIRDLALLRRR
- a CDS encoding zinc ribbon domain-containing protein, which codes for MLSQLRCLIQYQILENKKNLLVRGCEETPRRVSEIEKEFEHFEAEYLARKAEHELALKNRKSLEQNIADLENKIARSKSRMSEVKTNKEYQAILKEIEDIKKDIASKEDSALEQMEKIEALGRQVKDLEKDLAAQRQKLEENRQKLESESAQLKERLDYLEGLQQKVREKLEPELVKRSDFLFKKQAGIAVAAVENGVCQVCHLNIPPQKFIELQRDDAILQCPHCHRFLYWPGHEGYCVREEELEDL
- a CDS encoding uracil-xanthine permease family protein, with translation MDKPEYIYDIDDNPPLRYSALYGLQWAIIMFSFLIISAALGSKALHLDAAGAVRFFQLILLTSGLFTTVQCLVGHRYPLMEGPSTAVLLTFIVLTPYGIQEIQGGMMVGGGLLMAAVLMRRVKNINAWATPNVVGVILMLIAFSLLPFLTRIMSGLENAGSRNDIHVFLFSLGLVLVMATLSHWLRGFWKTIALLLGMGIGSVFYFLMEGVDFRPLMAARWLSLPPDPIPAVPVFRWPAILAFAASYLAVTVNSLGSLNGIAAVTDPERLPTGVSRGLFFNGAAGVLCGLMGVVGLVSYSISPGVVVANRVASRYVTALCGLMLVVAALAPKFAALLAMVPSAVVGAALAVAMGAQIGTGLDIISAGGMTSRDYFVVGLPVMLGTVVSILPDALIASVPTQIRAFFGNGLIFGIFLVLLLEHVLMRDQQFKGEAHG
- a CDS encoding Nif3-like dinuclear metal center hexameric protein: MPKVKDVMDWVDAYAPFRFSAGWDRCGLQVGDPEAELSRLLVALDPGSTTLGEALSLKCQCVVTHHPLIFQPLESVRADVFPGKLIMTAVREGISLICAHTNLDAARAGTNEQLARVFALQGVTPLEIDAAWQDEPRYAGMGCVGELPAEMSLDGLASFAAAAMGGGAVRVVGEPGRSVRRVAVCTGSGGGLLDAVITGRADVYITGDVKYHDAMRAEEHGLAVIDIGHFSSERVVLQPLAEYLRSRAVGQEAGLEVFVARREKDPLRIVGSAVEPLSP